Proteins from one Oncorhynchus mykiss isolate Arlee unplaced genomic scaffold, USDA_OmykA_1.1 un_scaffold_389, whole genome shotgun sequence genomic window:
- the LOC118954547 gene encoding zinc finger protein 501-like: MWFHSGLYLKITLSLAGERPDSEEPEPGTSKLARRHHCSQCGKSFHQKAHLKAHERIHTGEKPYHCSQCGKCFNQSGELKQHERIHTGEKPYHCSQCGKCFNQRVNLKQHERIHTGEKPYHCSQCGKSFNRKANLKAHERIHTGEKPYHCSQCGKCFNQSGELKLHERIHTGEKPYHCSHCGKCFVHLEVLKQHERIHTGEKPYHCYQCGKGFNQRGHLKLHERIHTGEKPYHCSHCGKCFVRSVELKQHERIHTGEKPYHCSQCGKSFSRKAFLNQHERIHTGEKPYHCSQCGKRFNHSGKLKRHERIHTGEKPYHCSQCGKCFNQPGDLKQHERIHTGEKPYHCSQCGKRFSHSGKLKRHERIHTGEKPYHCSQCGKFFSQIGYLKQHERIHTGEKPYHCSQCGKCFNNSGTLKRHERIHTGQKPYLSSQGAKLLPI; the protein is encoded by the coding sequence ATGTGGTTTCATTCGGGTCTCTATTTAAAAAtaacactgtctttggcaggagaaaggcCAGACTCggaggaaccagagccagggacgtccaaactagcaagacgacaccactgctcccagtgtggaaagagttttcacCAGAAAGCAcacctgaaagctcatgagagaatacacacaggagagaagccttaccactgctcccaatgtggaaagtgtttcaaccagtcgggggagctgaaacaacatgagagaatacacacaggagagaagccttaccactgctcccaatgtggaaagtgtttcaaccagagagtaaacctgaaacaacatgagagaatacacacaggagagaagccttaccactgctcccagtgtggaaagagtttcaaccggaaagcaaacctgaaagctcatgagagaatacacacaggagagaagccttaccactgctcccaatgtggaaagtgtttcaaccagtcgggggagctgaaactacatgagagaatacacacaggagagaagccttaccactgctcccattgtggaaagTGTTTCGTCCATTTGGAGGTGCTGAAacagcatgagagaatacacacaggggagaagccttaccactgctaccagtgtggaaagggtttcaACCAGAGAGGACACCTGAAactacatgagagaatacacacaggagagaagccttaccactgctcccattgtggaaagTGTTTCGTCCGTTCGGTGGAGCTGAaacaacacgagagaatacacacaggagagaagccttaccactgctcccaatgtggaaagagtttcagcCGGAAAGCATTCCTGAAccaacacgagagaatacacacgggggagaagccttaccactgctcccagtgtggaaagcgttTCAACCATTCAGGGAAGCTGAaacggcatgagagaatacacacaggagagaagccttaccactgctcccaatgtggaaagtgtttcaaccagccGGGGGACCTGAaacaacacgagagaatacacacgggagagaagccttaccactgctcccagtgtggaaagcgttTCAGCCATTCAGGAAAGCTGAaacggcatgagagaatacacacaggagagaagccttaccactgctcccaatgtggaaagttttTCAGCCAGATAGGatacctgaaacaacatgagagaatacacacgggggaaaagccttaccactgctcccagtgtggaaagtgtttcaacaatTCAGGGAcgctgaaacgacatgagagaatacacacagggcagAAGCCTTACCTCTCCTcccagggtgcaaagcttttgcccatttag